One window of the Camelina sativa cultivar DH55 unplaced genomic scaffold, Cs unpScaffold08158, whole genome shotgun sequence genome contains the following:
- the LOC109131918 gene encoding uncharacterized protein LOC109131918, protein GHVNQQVGWAEGYPYPGTIPQSSQALVEEQKVVPDMKFREHFEPENRKNPANDHQNPPRIDDIEVKNHNLVREVSAATTAPSQESHLVPPVGDPWQNTLAKPATYRDAVIAGQVPLSGNEDQLSTSSSTCGPVHNDSESNLIDL, encoded by the coding sequence GGGCATGTCAATCAGCAAGTTGGCTGGGCTGAAGGGTATCCATACCCTGGCACCATACCCCAAAGCTCACAAGCGCTAGTTGAGGAGCAAAAAGTAGTACCTGATATGAAATTTCGTGAGCATTTTGAGCCTGAAAACCGTAAAAATCCGGCAAATGATCACCAGAATCCTCCCCGAATAGATGATATTGAGGTGAAGAATCACAATCTGGTCCGGGAGGTGTCAGCTGCAACAACTGCACCTAGCCAGGAGTCACATTTAGTTCCCCCTGTTGGAGACCCATGGCAGAATACTCTTGCGAAGCCTGCTACATACCGTGATGCTGTTATTGCTGGGCAGGTTCCTCTATCTGGTAATGAAGATCAGCTTTCAACTTCAAGCAGTACCTGTGGCCCTGTTCATAACGACTCTGAGTCA